Below is a window of Arabidopsis thaliana chromosome 2, partial sequence DNA.
CCCccaaattgttttataaaaaagaaaaagaaaataaaactcaagTCACTGTCCAAAGAAAAAGTGATGACAAAGATAACTTTTATGTTACTACAATCGTATGAATTAGTTCCAAAGACAATTCAAGAGTTCCTTTATCCACGATACAACGATCACTGTTCAAATCAACGAGACGAGCTGCACCAGAGAACTTTCCATCCTTTGGCAATCGAATCTTAGCCCGACCTATGGCAACTTCTCCATCTGATGTTGCAGGATCTCTAGAAGAATGTTTTCTAAACAATTCTAGGTAAAGATATTTTGCAGGAGAATCTAAGGGAATCGCCAATTCTGTATTATACTTCCAATAGTTGCCTTTGGAAACCCATACCTGTGTTGTGTATGGTTCTACAGGGTCTGTCCATGCAATAACTTTATAGTAGTTTGGATGTTGCAAAAGATTTTGGTCATCGGTTGTGCATGCACGTAATATCTTCACGATTAGCTTTGTTTCTATGTGATGATCAATCTTTCTCTTCCCTTCGCGAATCAGTCTCCTTTTTTGTCTCCCTAAGTTTGTCATTGAGACTCTGGCTGTTAGGTCTtgtgaattttaaatatatatatatatatatatatatatatatatatttctaggggaaactaaaaaaaaagagtatccTTTTATTTcggaaaatattttataaattgcGTTTGAGATGAACAGGCTAAACCTAACGAAGTTTCATCATAATCCAAACAATTTAAATAAGTAATACTAAAAAGATTCTGAGAAGCTTAAGAGTAAACACAATATACATCGTAtcaggaaaaatatatatagttagaGGCATATATATCGAACTTatttcttttagaaaaaaattaagtcACTAGCTATGGCTTTTGCTTGGTGCGTACGCAGGTCAGCATCTAAGTTGGCTTCCGCATGTGGTCAAGCCCGGTCTATCTCCGCCGTTGTGAACCGTCCGTCTCTTGCTCTCAACCCGTCTCCGCTGAGTCCTTTCGTCTCTCGTGGCTTTCTTTACACGATGGCTGTTGATAAGCTGAGCTCTGAGCAAACCCTTCACCTTGTGATTGACTCCGAGCTCAATTCTGCTTTGCAAACCGATGATCCCAATTTGGTAAAACTTTCACATCTTTGCTCAAAATTTCATTcctaacaaaacataaattagtaTCGTTTAGCTTTACTTTGCGAATAAGTTTCTGATAATATTCTTAcgagacttttttttttttttgttctgacATTCTATTGGGGTTTGTTTGGGGGCAGAATGAAGAGATGGCTCCAGGAAGCTTCCCTTTGAAAATTAGAGACAAGCCTGGAGATCAGAGTGTAACATTGACAGCATATTACAATGACGAACGTATTCATGTTGATGTAGGAATGCCTTATCTTGGTGATGATGTCATTGATGTGTTTGGTCCTAATAATGATGAACTAAGTTTTCCACTAGTTGTGACTGTTATCAAGAAGAACGGAGTCAGCATAGAGTTTACCTGCCAGGCTTATGCTGATTATATTGACTTAACAGATTTAACTGTGCATGATTATCAGTATCAAATGGGAGAAACTGACTGGCCTCGTTTCAAGTAAGCTCTTTGAAttcaataattaatattttttagagaTGGGCATGAGCATAGACGTTTATTGGTGTGTGTTTCCATCGCATTTTGTAGAAACTTGGACGATAATCTGAAGAAGGCGTTCCACAGGTATCTGGCGACCAGACTTGACGCAAACATAACGAAACTCTTGCATAAGTACATGGTGagcaaaataaagagagagtaCTTGCTATGGTTGAAGAATGTTAACAAGTTTGTGGATGGATGAAAGGTAATAAGTTTGgatattgttaaaaaaagtCTCTTCTTGTGTTAGTTGATAGCATTCAAATGTGTTTTTAGCAATTTGCATAATCTTTTGAGAACATTTGAATGTGTTTAAATGACTTTCAAGTTCTGATGTGAGTTTGATATTCACTTATGCTTCCCAATTAATACCAATCCAAACTTAAATCCAAAGatatagataaaaaaagaaaagaaaatgataaggAGTAGAGGATCATCTAATACTATATATCAGAAAGGTGTAGGTATAAAATGTTCTTCATGAATCgtatttttggtgtgtgtaAATTTCTCTTTGTccacataagaaaaagaaagagggattgaagaagaagagaatgctAGTTTCTTCCACTCTGTTTATCAAACAGTGCATAATAATCTATATAAGtgttaggaaaaaaaatgggtGTGTTTGCAAAATAGTCActttttcaaacttaattaGGAAAATAGTCACTttactattcataatttgcaaaatagtCACTTTTCACTGTTTGATTCGTACACTTGGATTGTACATCACTTTTAGTGtacaaatataaaatgtacgctgtgtatttttatatatatttgtacacTAAAAGTGATGTACAATCCAAGTGTACAAATCAAACAGTGAAAAAGTGactattttgcaaattatgaatagtaaAGTGACTACTTTTCCaattaagtttaaaaaagTGACTAAATAGCAACTtaagccaaaaaaaatctatgttcAAGCACaatgttttgagaatttaGGGTAATGACTTTCAAGTTGAGATACGAGTTTGGAATTCACTTTTAACAATATGTTCTTCATGTTCTTACTTATAATTTACCTTactcaataataataaacatatttatttatttttgtcatttattcacttcaataaaaatttatttatattggCACCTGATCTGATTAATTAAGTAaatcaattaagaaaaaaaaaactaaaaaaattaataaaaatattttgaattttacagattttttgtAATGCAATTTGTTAGATGATAAATTTCCCCCTAATATTTTTGGCTTGATTTAGAATGTTATTTGGTTCGTTGATTTGAATTAACCATCGAACCGAACCGGGCTGATACGGAGCCTCAACTTCAATCGCTgttaaaaccttaaaacccTTGAAACTCCATTTTCTTCCTTCACtcacagaagaagagagaatcaatcaaatcaaatcaccATGGCTTTAGCTTGGTGCGTTGTACGCAGGTCAGCATCTAAGTTTGCTTCCGTTTATGGTGGCCGAGTCCGATCTATCTCCGCCGTTGCGAACCGCGCCTCTCTAGCTCGCAACCCATCTTCAATTCGTCCATTCGTCTCTCGCGCCTTAAATTACTCGACGGCTATTGATCGAATTAGCTCCGAGCAAACGCTTATCCGAGTTATTGACTCCGAAATCAACTCTGCTTTGCAATCCGATAATATCGATTCGGTAAAGTTTTCGCCTTTTTTGCTCAAGAGCATAGTTTCTAAAGGTCTTCAATTTATGCAATTTATACTTAGAAGatatttgtctctttttttttatcactgGGATTGTTTGGTTGATGCCATTCTATTGGGGTTTGGTTGGGAGCAGGATGAAGAGATGACTCCAGGAAGCTTTCCTTTTAGAATTGAAGACAAACCTGGAAATCAGAATGTTACATTGACTAGAGACTACAATGGGGAACATATTAAAGTTGTTGTAAGCATGCCTAGTCTTGTTTCagatgaaaatgatgatgatgatgatgatgatgaaggtcCTAGTAATGAATCGAGTATTCCACTAGTTGTGACTGTTACTAAGAAGAGTGGACTCACTCTAGAGTTTAGCTGTATGGCTTTTCCTGATGAGATTGCTATAGATGCTTTATCTGTGAAACATCCTGGGGACTCTTTGGAGGATCAACTGGCTAATGAAGGGCCTGATTTTGAGTAAGCCTTTGTGAATAATAATTGCAAGTGTAAGGTTGTATAGAGATAGGCATGATGAACAGAGAGGTTATAATGTTGGTTTGTGTTTCATCGCTTTTTGCAGAGACTTGGAcgagaatctgaagaagacGTTCTACAAGTTTTTGGAGATCAGAGGAGTGAAAGCTAGCACGACGAATTTCCTGCACGAGTACATGACGAGGAAAGTGAACCGAGAGTACTTTTTATGGTTGAAGAATGTTAAGGAGTTCATGGAACAGTGAAACGTTAGGTTGATAGCTAAGTACCTAAGAATGAGATTGTGAGGTTCTTTTCTTGTGTTCATTGTTAGCTTTCAAATGTAGCACAATCTTTGAGAATTTATGGTTAAGAGTTTCCAGTTCTGATTCAACTTGTGATTTCCAATGCAAATcgaaatatatttatagataagCGAAATGAAAAGTAGTAGTATCTTGATAAAGATCAGAAATGTGTAGGTAGCTTACAATGacaagaagagaagctaaTTAAATGTTCTTCATCGTACTTATGAGCAAGACTAAGTGGTAAAGTGGATCTTATTTTTGGTGCAATCCTAACCCTAAATCAAAACCACTACATAAGCGAGGGTTTCAATAATAAGTagtagtaataataataatgatagGATATGAGTACTAAGcagagaggaaacaaaaaagccCATCCTCCTCTGTGTCTCTCCTCAAGTCTCAACCAaatacacaaacacacactCGGAAGTCTTGTTTAAGCTTGGATGGGAATGTCCTGATGGGTGTAAACAATTCCATTGTCTCCGTCGACAACTTGTCCTTTTCCTCTCATTATCCTGCAACCATTTCACcatgaaaattaaaagaagcATAGGAAAAAAGGCTTATTGTGGGTCTTTATTGACATAACAATGGTGCTTTGAGTAACTAAAATTGTACCATCTCGTTGTAAGTAATCCTTCGACCCCGACTGGACCACGAGCATGGATCCTGCCCGTGCTTACCCCCACCTATATACCACAACCAATACTTTTTTATCACTCACTCTtcctctttttatttgtttttaatctatAGACTTATGTGTATGTCTCTGACTTACCTCTGCACCAAGTCCAAATCGGAAACCATCTGAGAATCTTGTGCTGGCGTTGTGGAACACAGCAGCGCTGTTCAAGGTCGCAACATCTTACAGTCAGTTTccaagaaaaatcaaagacagATAATAAGCAAGTTAAAGATTCAGTACTTTACCTATCCACTTGGCGAAGGAATAGCTCTGCAACTTCGTGATCCTCTGTCACAATGCAGTCTGTGTGTGCACTGCTCGTAACAACATACAAGACAAGATAACGAGTGAACATTTCCACTACATATGCAAAGAATTTCTAAAGTCAATGCCTGTTATGTCGAGTTTCTACCTCCCATGTCGGTGAATGTGATCTATAGCACCATAAACGTCTTCTACAACTTCAACAGTGCAAGCCTTGGCACAGTACTCATGGTTGAATGACCGTGCTTCTGGTATGTTCAGTATCTTACTTGCCCTTGGTCCACCATACAAAGTGACTCCTGTAGTTTAATATATCTCATGAGTTATGCCACTCTAGAAATGTTTTCATGAGATGACCattcaatatttataatcaaacaGGCTACATGTATATCTATGAGACATCCAGATGGAAGGTAACAAGAGGTCAAATAAATGGTTAAGATAGACCAACAAATGATTGGGCCATTTATGACGTACCATTGCTCTGCAGAGCAAAAATAAGCTCATTAAGCACAGCATTCTGCTCTAGATCCTTATGCACAAGAAGGGTTTCCTGAAAGAGACGAGAGAAGATGAAATGAGTCAGTTGAACTTTAGAATCTCCCACTGTATTAATTAAATCTCGATGGAAGGTAAAAAGTTCTCTTACCATCGCATTACAGGCTGCTGGATAGTCCAACTTTGCATCAGAAACTATGCGCTTTGCCATATCCGTATCACAAGCCTTGTCGACATATACATGACAGATTCCATCTGCAAGTACACAATTAAGCCATCGTCACACTCTAGCACAATCCAAGTAAAGAATCTTctggaaaaaacaaacttgcAACCATACCAGCATGACCTAGCACAGGGATTTTTGTAGTATTTTTTATCTGAGTAACAAGCTTGTTGCTTCCTCTTGGGATCACAAGATCGATAACGTCATCAAGCTGTAACACAAATGCAAATGGTGGGTTCCAGTTTaacaaaagatacaaaagaaCTGTTGCAGCTCCTAGCTTGTAAATCTGTTCTTACCTTAAGCAAATCAGGAATCTCTTCTCTTGAAGTCACAAGTCCAATGAGTTTACCCCCAACAGTCTCTGGAATTGCATCAGTGATCACCTAGAAATTTACCATGAACTTAAAAGAGCTGTAGTGATAAATTTTGAGGCAAATAATGATATGAAATCTGAGGCAATGGTACCTTGTGTAAGATAGCATTTGATCGCCGGGCCTCCTTTCCACCCTTCAGCAGAAGACCATTTCCACTACGGATGGCAAGTGAAGCTATCTGTTTGGTTTGTGGATAAAGCACAGCTTTAGGAAATTCACATATTAAGAAGGGAAATGAATTTTGACTATTAACATACCTGTACAAGTGCATCAGGTCGGGATTCAAAAACAATCAGAAGTACGCCTAATGGTGATGAGGTCTTCTCTAAGACAAGACCATCTGCCACCTGTAAAAGGAATTGCCACAAAGAACAAATAGCATAAACAACTATTGTATGTCAACTAGGAGGATAGTCATATCCCTTATTTAACTCAAGAGTATGTAAATTAACTATATGGTAACAATTGTCCTCTGATcacctctgttttctttaaaacacgGCCGATTGGATCTTCCATATCAGCTAGCTTACGAACTGAAGCTGCAAGGCTCGAGATCTATCAAgcacaaaataagaaacataaTAAGGAGAGGTTACATTGGCACAATATGTTTGCCCAAGCCATAGCAACAAAAAGCAACTATCTATGGCCATGAATACTTTCTTACCTTTCCAGGTGTCATAACTAAGCGAGCCACCATTGACTCTTCCAACCCAGCCTCTTGTGCAGAAGCTACATCTAACTCATTCTCAGCTTTGATTGTAGTAACATTTGCTTCAAGGGCATCGGCAATATCAAGCAGAATTTTTTTCCTGTCTTCCGAAGATAAGGCCTATagcaaaatgtaaaaaaaagttaagtaACTCTATGCCGAGCAAGAATGGTTTTTGACGTTACGAACATGAAAGAAAGCCATGCATAAGTCACAATTACCTGAAGCTTTCTGGAACTTTCCCTCGCAGCAACTGCCATGTCACGAGCATTAGAATCTGTGATCGGAGCCCATAAACGAGCATCTTGATGAAACAAGGTTCCAACACGTAGTCCTCTGAGGACTTTATCTATGTTCTCAGCTGAATACCCACTTCAGAAGCAAGAAAGATATCAATATACCATCTAACCAAATTTGAACAAGCATATCACCCTATCATTATGCATGGTGAGCTTAGAAGGTTCCTCACCTGGTTATGATGACAGGAATCCCAGCATAAGCTGCATTGACTGCAGCTTTGACTTTTGCAGTCATACCCCCTCTCCCTAATCTTGATTTGTCGCCGAATGTAATCTCAtcttgatgtttttctttaacaaaagtGTGGATCAACTTTGAGTTAGGATCACTTGGAGGGCCTGTGTAAAGACCTTCAACATCGCTCAGAAGAATCAGAAGATCAGCTTTCAGTTCCAACGCCAGTAGAGCAGCTAAGCTATCGTTATCCCAGAAAATACCAGAAGAATCCTGCATATATCAAGATCCAGTGAAGCTGAACATTAGACTACGAGATTCAAAGAATCCCTCACATCTCAGAGTGTGTAGAAAAGTTCATGTCAAAAGGGACAAACCTGATATGGGGCTCTTCGGGTGCTAATAGCATCATTCTCATTGAAAATTGGAATAACCCTCAAATCAAGCATAGACTTGACAGTTTCATTAAGTTGCTTCCTGAAATCCTTGTCTCTAAAACTACTGTCATTCACCAGAAGTTGAGCTGCCGTCACATCAAGctaaccaaagaaaaacaacagcATCAATATTTGGATGTCTTACACAATAATCTAGAATTCGATAACAAAGGAAAAATCACCTGGTCAAACATAGTCTCATAGTAAGCCATAAGACTGCTTTGTCCAACACCAGCACAAGCCTTCCCATCAAGTTCAGTCTGAGGCTTCTGAAGATCCGCAAAGCTGCAAAAgccattaacaaaaaaaaagaaaaaaaacaaatccatcagcaaaaaaaaacaaaacttttaaatcataACACACATAAACACATGTCACTGTTATTGAGCAATAAAAACATAAGCCAAAATGGTCCATCCATCAtcacccttttttttttgtttccaaatgtTGTTATAAGGGAAAGGGATTAATAATGAAGTGTAGCCATTAAGCTTTAACCTGCTATTGACTAATTGTCGATAACGAAGCCTTTGCCTGCCAAGACCAACCGCACCAGATGACACCAATATCACCTCAAATCCATCCGAGTTTAATTCCGCAAGCtgacattatatatatatatttttttacaaattaaagtTGCCACTACGCATGAATAATTTCACATGTCTTTCgtgaaaaaaaatgaaacctttACACTTTTTTATAAACACAATACAAAAAGgagattattaaaatttgacaattACCTGTTCACACAGTGCTCCTAAACGACCAAGAGCCAATCTTCCACCTTTTCCAGTAACAACTGCTGTcccaacctttttttttttacataatataaacaaaaatccaaaattttaatcaccaaacagaaaaaaaatcccTCGAATATTCTGATTATTCATTCGTCTCTAATGACATGCAAATTAAGATTCATACGAGAAGTTTTAGTTTCTGggattagaaaatatattcagATTCACGAATTCAATAAACAAAGAGTTTAGATGCACTTAAATTACATAATATTCATTTCCACATTATCACAAATTAAGAATCtaatcatcaacaacaaaatctgaaaatgCGAACGTATCTCAACGAACCTTAACGACGATACGTTTGACGTCTCTGGCAAAAGCACGTGAACGATCTAGCTCCTCCATtatcgtcgtcgtcgtctaCCAAAACCACACACAGAGAGAGGAACGAGTTAACTGAGTCGGACTCAGTGAAGCACCGTCGTATTTaaggtaagaaaataaatatcagGTGAGGGAAAGGTGGAGATCACCAAGGAAGATATGAAGGGGTTTATAAACACCAGCGACACCAGAGACTCAGGCTCTGTTATCAAACCAGGAAACGCCACGTGTGGAACTAAGGGTAGGTTTGGTATTTTAGATACTAACAAATGAAGTGGCGCGTGTTCGTTGGGTGGTGTATGGTAATGAGATTAGGGTGTGATGTAGAGGATTGTGGCGCTATAGGTGATGGGTATTttgggaaataaataaaatcggCGGCTGAGGAAACGCCGTGGAAGTGAACGGAGATGAGAAGAGAGGACAAAGTGAAAAGTGGACAGCAAGGCAATTTTTAGATGACGTCGTCTCTCACGATTTCTATTTTATGCGGCGCCACaacaattttttcattttaatcattgttattattttattatatgattgTGTGACATATTTGAGTGCAATGATTATTAGTGTATAATGTTATCTGATGAAATAATTAGGGGTTTGAATGGTTATGGCGGTTGGGGCGGACAAAACCGTCAACGGATCAGAccgttttttatttatcattcatCAATTATAGTCCGCAGTGGTCTGgacttaaaaaaatagaagaaaatcgTTGCGGACCATCTGCGGACCGtttttacatacaaataaaCTTGGTCCGCAGCGGTTTATTGTCCACCCCAAAAATGAGATGGACTAAACCGCAGACAAATTAGACCGCTTTGT
It encodes the following:
- the P5CS1 gene encoding delta1-pyrroline-5-carboxylate synthase 1 (delta1-pyrroline-5-carboxylate synthase 1 (P5CS1); CONTAINS InterPro DOMAIN/s: Glutamate 5-kinase (InterPro:IPR001057), Glutamate 5-kinase, conserved site (InterPro:IPR019797), Aspartate/glutamate/uridylate kinase (InterPro:IPR001048), Gamma-glutamyl phosphate reductase GPR, conserved site (InterPro:IPR020593), Aldehyde dehydrogenase, C-terminal (InterPro:IPR016163), Gamma-glutamyl phosphate reductase GPR (InterPro:IPR000965), Aldehyde/histidinol dehydrogenase (InterPro:IPR016161), Delta l-pyrroline-5-carboxylate synthetase (InterPro:IPR005766), Aldehyde dehydrogenase (InterPro:IPR015590), Glutamate 5-kinase, ProB-related (InterPro:IPR005715); BEST Arabidopsis thaliana protein match is: delta 1-pyrroline-5-carboxylate synthase 2 (TAIR:AT3G55610.1).), translated to MEELDRSRAFARDVKRIVVKVGTAVVTGKGGRLALGRLGALCEQLAELNSDGFEVILVSSGAVGLGRQRLRYRQLVNSSFADLQKPQTELDGKACAGVGQSSLMAYYETMFDQLDVTAAQLLVNDSSFRDKDFRKQLNETVKSMLDLRVIPIFNENDAISTRRAPYQDSSGIFWDNDSLAALLALELKADLLILLSDVEGLYTGPPSDPNSKLIHTFVKEKHQDEITFGDKSRLGRGGMTAKVKAAVNAAYAGIPVIITSGYSAENIDKVLRGLRVGTLFHQDARLWAPITDSNARDMAVAARESSRKLQALSSEDRKKILLDIADALEANVTTIKAENELDVASAQEAGLEESMVARLVMTPGKISSLAASVRKLADMEDPIGRVLKKTEVADGLVLEKTSSPLGVLLIVFESRPDALVQIASLAIRSGNGLLLKGGKEARRSNAILHKVITDAIPETVGGKLIGLVTSREEIPDLLKLDDVIDLVIPRGSNKLVTQIKNTTKIPVLDGICHVYVDKACDTDMAKRIVSDAKLDYPAACNAMETLLVHKDLEQNAVLNELIFALQSNGVTLYGGPRASKILNIPEARSFNHEYCAKACTVEVVEDVYGAIDHIHRHGSAHTDCIVTEDHEVAELFLRQVDSAAVFHNASTRFSDGFRFGLGAEVGVSTGRIHARGPVGVEGLLTTRWIMRGKGQVVDGDNGIVYTHQDIPIQA
- the P5CS1 gene encoding delta1-pyrroline-5-carboxylate synthase 1 (delta1-pyrroline-5-carboxylate synthase 1 (P5CS1); FUNCTIONS IN: delta1-pyrroline-5-carboxylate synthetase activity; INVOLVED IN: in 9 processes; LOCATED IN: chloroplast, membrane, cytoplasm; EXPRESSED IN: 6 plant structures; EXPRESSED DURING: C globular stage, D bilateral stage, E expanded cotyledon stage; CONTAINS InterPro DOMAIN/s: Glutamate 5-kinase (InterPro:IPR001057), Aspartate/glutamate/uridylate kinase (InterPro:IPR001048), Glutamate 5-kinase, conserved site (InterPro:IPR019797), Aldehyde dehydrogenase, N-terminal (InterPro:IPR016162), Gamma-glutamyl phosphate reductase GPR, conserved site (InterPro:IPR020593), Aldehyde dehydrogenase, C-terminal (InterPro:IPR016163), Aldehyde/histidinol dehydrogenase (InterPro:IPR016161), Delta l-pyrroline-5-carboxylate synthetase (InterPro:IPR005766), Gamma-glutamyl phosphate reductase GPR (InterPro:IPR000965), Aldehyde dehydrogenase (InterPro:IPR015590), Glutamate 5-kinase, ProB-related (InterPro:IPR005715); BEST Arabidopsis thaliana protein match is: delta 1-pyrroline-5-carboxylate synthase 2 (TAIR:AT3G55610.1); Has 14932 Blast hits to 14924 proteins in 2380 species: Archae - 163; Bacteria - 9254; Metazoa - 175; Fungi - 266; Plants - 182; Viruses - 0; Other Eukaryotes - 4892 (source: NCBI BLink).) — encoded protein: MEELDRSRAFARDVKRIVVKVGTAVVTGKGGRLALGRLGALCEQLAELNSDGFEVILVSSGAVGLGRQRLRYRQLVNSSFADLQKPQTELDGKACAGVGQSSLMAYYETMFDQLDVTAAQLLVNDSSFRDKDFRKQLNETVKSMLDLRVIPIFNENDAISTRRAPYQDSSGIFWDNDSLAALLALELKADLLILLSDVEGLYTGPPSDPNSKLIHTFVKEKHQDEITFGDKSRLGRGGMTAKVKAAVNAAYAGIPVIITSGYSAENIDKVLRGLRVGTLFHQDARLWAPITDSNARDMAVAARESSRKLQALSSEDRKKILLDIADALEANVTTIKAENELDVASAQEAGLEESMVARLVMTPGKISSLAASVRKLADMEDPIGRVLKKTEVADGLVLEKTSSPLGVLLIVFESRPDALVQIASLAIRSGNGLLLKGGKEARRSNAILHKVITDAIPETVGGKLIGLVTSREEIPDLLKLDDVIDLVIPRGSNKLVTQIKNTTKIPVLGHADGICHVYVDKACDTDMAKRIVSDAKLDYPAACNAMETLLVHKDLEQNAVLNELIFALQSNGVTLYGGPRASKILNIPEARSFNHEYCAKACTVEVVEDVYGAIDHIHRHGSAHTDCIVTEDHEVAELFLRQVDSAAVFHNASTRFSDGFRFGLGAEVGVSTGRIHARGPVGVEGLLTTRWIMRGKGQVVDGDNGIVYTHQDIPIQA
- the P5CS1 gene encoding delta1-pyrroline-5-carboxylate synthase 1 (delta1-pyrroline-5-carboxylate synthase 1 (P5CS1); FUNCTIONS IN: delta1-pyrroline-5-carboxylate synthetase activity; INVOLVED IN: in 9 processes; LOCATED IN: chloroplast, membrane, cytoplasm; EXPRESSED IN: 6 plant structures; EXPRESSED DURING: C globular stage, D bilateral stage, E expanded cotyledon stage; CONTAINS InterPro DOMAIN/s: Glutamate 5-kinase (InterPro:IPR001057), Glutamate 5-kinase, conserved site (InterPro:IPR019797), Aspartate/glutamate/uridylate kinase (InterPro:IPR001048), Aldehyde dehydrogenase, N-terminal (InterPro:IPR016162), Gamma-glutamyl phosphate reductase GPR, conserved site (InterPro:IPR020593), Aldehyde dehydrogenase, C-terminal (InterPro:IPR016163), Delta l-pyrroline-5-carboxylate synthetase (InterPro:IPR005766), Gamma-glutamyl phosphate reductase GPR (InterPro:IPR000965), Aldehyde/histidinol dehydrogenase (InterPro:IPR016161), Aldehyde dehydrogenase (InterPro:IPR015590); BEST Arabidopsis thaliana protein match is: delta 1-pyrroline-5-carboxylate synthase 2 (TAIR:AT3G55610.1); Has 35333 Blast hits to 34131 proteins in 2444 species: Archae - 798; Bacteria - 22429; Metazoa - 974; Fungi - 991; Plants - 531; Viruses - 0; Other Eukaryotes - 9610 (source: NCBI BLink).); protein product: MAYYETMFDQLDVTAAQLLVNDSSFRDKDFRKQLNETVKSMLDLRVIPIFNENDAISTRRAPYQDSSGIFWDNDSLAALLALELKADLLILLSDVEGLYTGPPSDPNSKLIHTFVKEKHQDEITFGDKSRLGRGGMTAKVKAAVNAAYAGIPVIITSGYSAENIDKVLRGLRVGTLFHQDARLWAPITDSNARDMAVAARESSRKLQALSSEDRKKILLDIADALEANVTTIKAENELDVASAQEAGLEESMVARLVMTPGKISSLAASVRKLADMEDPIGRVLKKTEVADGLVLEKTSSPLGVLLIVFESRPDALVQIASLAIRSGNGLLLKGGKEARRSNAILHKVITDAIPETVGGKLIGLVTSREEIPDLLKLDDVIDLVIPRGSNKLVTQIKNTTKIPVLGHADGICHVYVDKACDTDMAKRIVSDAKLDYPAACNAMETLLVHKDLEQNAVLNELIFALQSNGVTLYGGPRASKILNIPEARSFNHEYCAKACTVEVVEDVYGAIDHIHRHGSAHTDCIVTEDHEVAELFLRQVDSAAVFHNASTRFSDGFRFGLGAEVGVSTGRIHARGPVGVEGLLTTRWIMRGKGQVVDGDNGIVYTHQDIPIQA